In the Muricauda sp. MAR_2010_75 genome, one interval contains:
- a CDS encoding reprolysin-like metallopeptidase — MKAKLHLVFSITIFFSCFCTYGQQAYWKSIPKQSSLKSASIKDMGKAQALFSLDKNLFTEKLQGFSTSKNAKHTIYLPDSDGNVIPFALKETPVLHPELSAKYPQIKSFTGVSLDGKHKIKLSSSHKGIESMVVDLKNQKIAFLEPVLNDDNSYVLYNKGERSELENSFLCKTEVLLQDKTMSGGGTGKTIVPLVDDQLLRKFRIAVSATGEYTGYHGGTVADALAAINTTLTRINEIFETDLGVTLELIANNDLVIFTDPNTDPYNGSLNSQVQTTLTSTIGEANYDVGHLFHRVDDPEQNNGNAGFIGAVCADNQKGSGFSASFEPEGDVFDLDYVAHELGHQFGANHTWSFESEGTGVQTEPASGSTIMGYAGIVPGNNVAPNGDDYFHFISIFQISNYLQSVACAQTTAQTNSPPVLTPVGDYNIPRGTAFVLEGIATDPDVGDVLTYTWEQINDGVVTTSTFGPTNPSGANFRSLPPSTDPARYFPRLSEVVQGNLTQVNPLENDAWETVSDIERTLSFACTVRDNASGGGQVVSDVLDVNVFKKAGPFVVTSQASNETYQAGSAQEITWDVANTNSTPIDAQTVDIFLSLDGGMSFPITLADDTLNDGSEVVLIPGDVTNTARIMVKASDNVFFAINASDFTIEQSEVVLNFQELSFTVCQPSDIVIPFTYQTFGGFSETSTFSADVPAGLSASFSPTQASADDTAVDLTISNTNAVAAGVYDIMVTATSASITKNVTISLTIEDATFADAVLVSPANMQIATTLNPQLSWETNPLYSNYDVEVATDVGFTDVVSSATVPFTFYQVNGLDEQTEYFWRVRPSNDCGTGTFGTPFSFTTIQVDCKSAEPRNGLPLEISSIATPTVTSSIHFFEDLPISDINVSLEVDHTFLEDLVINLISPAGTRVALVSNTCGSLNNINAIFDDDGAPITCSGNPAITGTVSPLGSLASLNGESILGEWILEIKDTAASDGGALVAFSMDVCVEGTYRPDEDEDGVFDDGDDLCLGTPKGVEVDTNGCPVYRFPSDNFAIVIQSETCRSSNNGAITITPFDTSITYTAVLDGGGTPSTVDFTDEHTFLNLGAGDYSLCITGTNGLVTYQETCFDISITEPDILDVEAITNAEILDVTLSGAGFYNVELNGLVIQTENSKLQLQLAEGKNVLRVYSNLPCQGVVEKTVFYSSRPVLSPNPVDSVTEVYLNGYKGNVDIQIFTADGRLVRTDSKSVNGNNLELDLSSLSKGIYYLGIEKAGVKEMFKFIKR; from the coding sequence ATGAAAGCTAAATTACATCTTGTTTTTTCAATAACCATATTTTTTAGCTGCTTTTGTACCTATGGGCAGCAAGCGTATTGGAAATCCATCCCCAAACAATCCAGTCTAAAGAGTGCCTCCATCAAGGATATGGGAAAGGCACAAGCCCTTTTTTCTTTGGACAAAAACCTATTTACCGAGAAGCTACAAGGATTTTCAACTTCCAAAAATGCAAAACATACCATATACCTGCCAGACAGTGACGGAAACGTGATTCCCTTTGCACTTAAGGAAACTCCTGTTCTTCATCCTGAATTGTCGGCAAAATACCCCCAGATAAAGTCTTTTACAGGGGTTAGCTTGGACGGAAAACACAAAATAAAACTCAGTAGTTCCCATAAAGGCATTGAAAGTATGGTGGTTGATTTGAAAAATCAAAAAATAGCCTTTTTGGAACCTGTGTTGAATGATGACAATTCGTATGTGTTGTACAACAAGGGAGAGCGTTCAGAGTTGGAGAACAGCTTTCTGTGCAAGACCGAAGTACTATTGCAGGATAAAACAATGTCAGGTGGAGGCACGGGCAAAACCATTGTGCCCTTGGTGGATGACCAGTTGCTCAGAAAGTTCCGGATTGCCGTTTCGGCAACCGGAGAATATACGGGATATCATGGGGGTACGGTAGCGGATGCCCTGGCAGCAATCAATACAACCCTAACACGGATAAATGAGATTTTTGAAACGGATTTGGGTGTTACGTTGGAGTTGATTGCGAATAATGACTTGGTCATCTTCACAGACCCCAATACCGACCCGTATAATGGTAGTCTTAATTCACAAGTGCAAACTACACTTACGTCAACTATTGGTGAAGCCAATTATGATGTTGGGCATTTATTTCATCGTGTGGATGATCCTGAGCAGAACAACGGTAATGCAGGGTTTATAGGTGCTGTTTGTGCCGACAATCAAAAAGGAAGTGGGTTCTCTGCCTCTTTTGAACCGGAAGGTGATGTTTTTGATCTGGATTATGTGGCCCACGAGTTGGGACATCAATTTGGGGCCAACCATACCTGGTCATTCGAGTCCGAAGGAACGGGGGTACAAACAGAACCTGCAAGTGGGAGTACCATAATGGGTTATGCTGGAATTGTTCCGGGTAACAATGTGGCACCCAATGGGGATGATTACTTCCATTTTATCAGCATATTTCAAATATCGAATTACCTACAATCCGTAGCCTGTGCCCAAACCACCGCCCAGACCAATTCGCCACCTGTATTAACACCGGTAGGGGATTACAATATTCCAAGAGGAACCGCATTTGTATTGGAAGGGATAGCAACCGACCCAGACGTGGGTGATGTGCTGACTTATACTTGGGAACAAATAAACGATGGAGTGGTCACCACCAGCACTTTTGGACCCACCAACCCCAGTGGAGCCAATTTTAGATCACTGCCGCCCAGCACAGACCCAGCGCGGTATTTTCCAAGATTGAGCGAAGTAGTCCAAGGGAACTTGACCCAAGTAAACCCATTGGAAAACGATGCTTGGGAAACTGTTTCCGATATTGAACGGACCTTGAGTTTTGCCTGTACGGTTCGGGACAATGCCTCAGGAGGTGGACAAGTGGTTTCCGATGTGCTCGATGTAAATGTCTTTAAGAAAGCAGGTCCTTTTGTGGTAACATCGCAAGCCTCCAATGAAACCTATCAGGCGGGCTCTGCACAAGAAATTACTTGGGATGTGGCCAATACCAATAGCACACCCATTGATGCGCAAACCGTTGATATTTTTCTTTCGTTGGATGGTGGGATGAGCTTTCCCATCACTTTGGCCGATGATACCCTCAACGATGGTTCTGAAGTGGTGCTTATCCCGGGAGATGTTACCAATACGGCTCGGATTATGGTAAAGGCCAGTGACAATGTATTTTTTGCCATCAATGCCTCTGACTTTACCATTGAGCAATCAGAGGTGGTCTTGAACTTTCAAGAGCTTTCCTTTACCGTATGTCAACCTAGCGATATAGTTATTCCCTTTACCTACCAAACGTTTGGCGGGTTCAGTGAAACATCAACTTTTTCCGCTGATGTTCCTGCGGGTCTGTCAGCATCATTTTCTCCAACGCAAGCCAGTGCTGATGATACTGCAGTGGACTTGACAATTTCAAATACCAATGCTGTTGCAGCAGGGGTGTACGATATTATGGTTACGGCTACTTCCGCATCAATAACAAAGAATGTTACGATCTCCCTCACTATTGAGGATGCGACTTTTGCTGATGCTGTCCTCGTGTCACCTGCAAATATGCAAATAGCCACCACGTTGAACCCGCAATTGAGCTGGGAGACCAATCCTTTATATTCAAATTATGATGTTGAAGTGGCTACGGATGTTGGGTTCACCGATGTTGTCTCATCGGCCACAGTGCCTTTTACATTTTACCAAGTAAACGGATTGGACGAACAGACCGAGTATTTTTGGAGAGTCCGGCCAAGCAACGATTGCGGAACAGGAACTTTTGGTACGCCATTTAGTTTTACCACCATTCAGGTGGATTGTAAAAGCGCAGAACCTCGAAATGGCCTCCCTTTGGAGATTTCTTCCATAGCAACACCAACAGTCACAAGCTCAATACATTTTTTTGAAGATCTTCCCATTTCCGATATCAATGTGAGTTTGGAGGTTGACCATACATTTTTGGAGGATCTGGTCATTAATTTAATCTCACCGGCCGGGACCCGTGTTGCCCTTGTTTCCAATACCTGTGGGAGCTTGAACAACATCAACGCCATTTTTGATGATGATGGCGCTCCGATTACATGCTCCGGAAATCCGGCAATTACGGGAACAGTCAGCCCATTGGGGTCTTTAGCGTCACTTAATGGGGAATCCATTTTGGGAGAATGGATACTGGAAATCAAAGATACCGCTGCAAGTGACGGTGGTGCTTTGGTCGCTTTTTCCATGGATGTGTGCGTGGAAGGGACCTACAGACCAGATGAAGACGAAGATGGGGTTTTTGACGATGGCGATGATCTATGTCTGGGCACGCCAAAAGGAGTGGAAGTGGACACAAATGGTTGCCCGGTGTACCGATTTCCTTCGGACAATTTTGCAATAGTAATTCAAAGTGAAACCTGTAGAAGTAGCAACAATGGCGCCATAACCATAACCCCATTTGATACTTCCATAACTTATACAGCAGTATTGGACGGTGGTGGAACGCCATCTACCGTGGACTTCACGGATGAACATACGTTCCTAAATCTGGGAGCTGGAGATTATTCCTTGTGTATTACAGGTACCAATGGGCTGGTCACCTACCAAGAAACGTGTTTTGACATCAGCATTACAGAACCAGATATTTTGGATGTGGAAGCCATTACAAATGCAGAAATCTTGGATGTTACGTTAAGTGGGGCCGGCTTCTACAACGTAGAACTCAATGGACTGGTGATACAAACCGAAAATTCCAAGCTCCAACTTCAACTGGCAGAAGGAAAAAATGTGTTGCGAGTGTACTCCAACCTCCCCTGTCAAGGGGTAGTTGAAAAAACCGTGTTTTACTCCTCCCGTCCTGTTCTTTCACCTAACCCTGTAGATTCCGTTACAGAAGTGTATTTGAATGGGTACAAGGGAAATGTGGACATCCAAATTTTTACTGCGGATGGGCGTTTGGTCAGAACAGACTCCAAATCGGTCAATGGGAATAATCTTGAGTTGGATTTGTCTTCCTTGTCCAAAGGAATCTATTATCTGGGTATTGAAAAAGCAGGCGTAAAGGAAATGTTTAAATTTATAAAAAGATGA
- the pth gene encoding aminoacyl-tRNA hydrolase: protein MLFQLIKNLFGSQKTLLQETDLMKKFLVVGLGNIGSEYEETRHNVGFKVLDFLAEEESFTFESAKLGSIASFKFKGRSVLCLKPSTYMNLSGKAVKYWMEKESIALDNVLIITDDINLPFGTIRLKTKGSDGGHNGLKDIQNTLQTTQYHRFRFGVGSEFSKGRQVDYVLGQWTPEEAKALPERFKKSTELIRSFVFAGVKNTMNHFNGT, encoded by the coding sequence ATGTTGTTTCAACTAATAAAAAACCTATTTGGTTCCCAAAAAACACTACTACAAGAAACTGACCTTATGAAAAAATTCCTTGTTGTTGGCCTTGGAAACATCGGTTCTGAATATGAAGAAACCCGACATAATGTTGGGTTCAAGGTGTTGGATTTCTTGGCCGAAGAAGAAAGCTTCACCTTTGAAAGCGCCAAATTAGGTTCAATAGCTTCCTTTAAATTTAAAGGGAGAAGCGTGCTATGTCTAAAACCATCCACCTACATGAATTTAAGTGGGAAGGCTGTAAAATATTGGATGGAAAAGGAGAGTATTGCTTTGGATAATGTGCTTATCATCACTGACGATATCAATCTGCCTTTTGGTACCATTCGGTTAAAGACCAAGGGAAGCGATGGTGGTCACAATGGTCTAAAGGATATCCAAAATACTTTGCAGACTACTCAATACCATCGTTTTCGATTTGGTGTGGGGTCCGAATTCAGCAAAGGGAGACAAGTGGACTATGTTTTGGGGCAATGGACCCCGGAAGAGGCCAAAGCACTCCCCGAACGCTTTAAAAAATCCACGGAACTTATCCGTTCTTTTGTCTTTGCCGGGGTAAAAAACACCATGAACCACTTCAACGGTACCTAA
- a CDS encoding 50S ribosomal protein L25/general stress protein Ctc, protein MKSITIKGSQRESVGKVSTKALRNAGKVPCVLYGGDKPLHFSADEISFRDLVYTPNAHTVVIELESGEKLSAVLQDIQFHPVTDKILHIDFYQLFEDKPVTMNIPVRLEGNSPGVRNGGRLLFRKRKLAIKALPDLLPDFITVDISKLRIGGTIAVETVLNDDYTILHPESTAIVQVKASRTSIDDELEDEDEETEEGAEVAAEGGAEGGEAPEAEATE, encoded by the coding sequence ATGAAGTCAATTACTATCAAAGGATCCCAAAGAGAAAGCGTGGGCAAGGTATCTACCAAGGCCCTACGTAATGCTGGAAAGGTCCCTTGCGTGCTGTACGGAGGGGATAAGCCATTGCACTTTTCAGCTGATGAAATCTCGTTCAGAGATTTAGTGTACACCCCCAACGCACACACAGTTGTGATTGAGTTGGAAAGTGGTGAAAAATTGAGTGCCGTTTTGCAGGATATTCAGTTTCATCCCGTAACCGATAAAATCCTTCACATCGATTTCTATCAATTGTTTGAGGATAAACCTGTTACCATGAACATCCCTGTTCGTTTGGAAGGAAATTCCCCAGGGGTACGTAACGGTGGTCGTTTACTGTTTAGAAAGCGTAAACTTGCCATTAAGGCATTGCCTGATCTACTTCCTGATTTTATCACAGTAGACATCTCCAAACTTAGAATTGGCGGTACTATTGCAGTAGAAACCGTGTTGAATGATGATTATACCATTTTACACCCAGAAAGTACGGCCATTGTACAGGTGAAAGCTTCAAGAACTTCCATTGATGATGAGCTTGAGGATGAAGATGAAGAAACAGAAGAAGGTGCTGAAGTTGCTGCTGAAGGCGGAGCCGAAGGTGGTGAGGCCCCAGAAGCTGAAGCTACAGAATAG
- a CDS encoding ribose-phosphate pyrophosphokinase, producing the protein MAYQVPEPKIFACTQSVDLGKKIAASYGADLGKIQFSRYSDGEFQPSFEESIRGARIFIIGSTNPSSENLMEMLLMLDAAKRASARHITAVMPYFGWARQDRKDKPRVPIAAKLVAKMLETAGATRIITMDLHADQIQGFFEKPVDHLFASTLFLPYLKALNLDNLCIASPDMGGSKRAYAYSKALECDVVICYKQRAKANVISHMELIGDVQGKNVVLVDDMVDTAGTLTKAADLMMERGAESVRAVTTHGLLSGKAYERIEKSKLSELIVTDSIPIDETKKKIKVLSCADLFADVMHRVHHNTSISSKFLM; encoded by the coding sequence ATGGCATATCAAGTTCCCGAGCCCAAAATTTTTGCTTGTACGCAAAGTGTTGATCTTGGCAAGAAGATAGCGGCTTCTTACGGTGCTGATTTGGGAAAGATTCAATTTTCCAGATACAGTGACGGGGAGTTTCAGCCTTCTTTCGAAGAATCCATACGTGGTGCACGCATTTTTATCATTGGGTCCACGAACCCAAGCTCGGAGAACCTTATGGAAATGCTATTGATGCTTGATGCCGCCAAACGGGCTTCTGCCAGACATATTACGGCAGTTATGCCCTACTTCGGTTGGGCCCGTCAAGACAGAAAGGATAAACCCCGTGTGCCCATTGCTGCAAAATTGGTCGCCAAGATGTTGGAGACCGCCGGTGCCACACGGATCATTACCATGGACCTCCACGCGGATCAGATTCAAGGGTTCTTTGAAAAACCAGTGGACCATCTTTTTGCATCGACCTTGTTCCTGCCTTATTTGAAAGCGTTGAACTTGGACAATCTTTGCATTGCCTCCCCGGATATGGGTGGTTCCAAAAGAGCTTACGCCTATTCCAAGGCTTTGGAATGTGATGTGGTTATCTGTTACAAGCAACGCGCCAAGGCCAATGTAATTTCACATATGGAACTCATTGGTGACGTACAGGGAAAAAACGTGGTTTTGGTAGATGATATGGTGGATACCGCAGGTACCTTGACCAAAGCAGCTGACCTGATGATGGAAAGAGGGGCTGAAAGCGTTAGAGCTGTTACCACCCACGGATTGTTGTCCGGTAAAGCCTATGAACGAATAGAGAAATCAAAGTTGTCGGAATTGATCGTTACCGATTCCATTCCCATCGACGAGACCAAGAAAAAAATAAAGGTATTGAGTTGTGCCGACCTTTTTGCAGATGTCATGCATAGGGTACACCATAACACCTCAATATCATCAAAATTTTTAATGTAA
- a CDS encoding cyclopropane-fatty-acyl-phospholipid synthase family protein — protein sequence MAEKADLDFTYTTIDEIFRLSMGETADYSGAKYDGDFSMSLEDAQREKHRFIADSIHVKYGSKVLDMACGWGPFIKYASQDRGAICTGLTLSEGQAEACQKNGMKVIVKDCRYVVPEDFGMFDAISCIGGLEHFCSIEEWKEGKQEKVYSDFFKIVADLLPKGGRFYMQTMTFSKNMIEYEEMDVNAKKGSAAHVMALMVKEFPGSWLPYGPEMVIRNAEPNFKLISQSSGRLDYIETISQWRKKFRKFNLKKYWLYLSLVPKYIMDKEFRHQVAVFKISPNKICFEKEIMDHYRLVFEKI from the coding sequence ATGGCAGAAAAAGCAGATTTGGATTTTACGTACACCACTATAGACGAGATATTCCGTTTGAGCATGGGTGAAACCGCTGATTACAGTGGCGCCAAATATGATGGCGATTTTTCAATGTCCTTGGAGGATGCACAAAGGGAAAAACATCGGTTTATAGCGGATAGCATACACGTTAAATATGGAAGCAAAGTATTGGACATGGCCTGTGGCTGGGGACCCTTTATCAAATATGCTTCCCAAGATAGGGGTGCCATTTGTACGGGCCTGACCTTATCTGAGGGACAAGCCGAAGCCTGTCAGAAAAATGGAATGAAGGTCATTGTAAAGGATTGTCGCTATGTAGTACCGGAAGACTTTGGAATGTTTGATGCCATATCTTGCATAGGAGGTTTGGAACATTTTTGCTCCATTGAGGAATGGAAAGAAGGTAAACAAGAAAAAGTGTACAGTGACTTCTTTAAAATCGTGGCAGATTTGTTGCCAAAAGGAGGCAGGTTCTATATGCAAACGATGACTTTCAGTAAAAATATGATTGAGTATGAAGAAATGGATGTCAATGCCAAAAAAGGCTCTGCGGCCCATGTCATGGCATTGATGGTCAAGGAGTTTCCGGGTTCATGGCTGCCCTACGGCCCAGAAATGGTAATACGAAATGCAGAACCAAATTTTAAATTGATCTCGCAAAGTAGTGGAAGATTGGACTATATCGAGACGATAAGCCAATGGCGAAAGAAGTTCAGGAAGTTCAACCTAAAAAAATATTGGCTCTATCTATCCTTGGTTCCCAAATACATAATGGACAAAGAGTTTAGGCATCAAGTGGCCGTCTTTAAAATCAGCCCAAACAAAATATGCTTTGAAAAGGAAATAATGGACCATTATCGATTGGTATTTGAGAAAATTTAG
- a CDS encoding AraC family transcriptional regulator has protein sequence MKLYIKYMVSLRCKMLVKEELTKLGLGYATLNLGMVETMGEIAPEKRIQLKTNLLRSGLELLDDKKSILIEKIKNVIIEMIHHTDEIPKTNYSGYLSEKLGYDYTYLSNTFSEVKGITIQHYIIRHKIERVKELLLYDELNLTQIAYKLHYSSSAHLSNQFKKVTGLTPSYYKSLKAKRTQNLENL, from the coding sequence ATGAAATTATATATAAAATACATGGTCAGTCTTCGCTGTAAAATGTTGGTAAAGGAAGAGCTGACAAAGTTGGGGTTGGGTTATGCTACATTGAATCTGGGCATGGTTGAAACTATGGGGGAAATTGCTCCTGAAAAGCGGATCCAACTCAAAACTAATCTACTGAGGTCTGGATTGGAATTATTGGATGATAAGAAGAGCATATTAATTGAAAAAATTAAGAATGTAATCATTGAAATGATCCATCATACTGATGAAATCCCAAAAACCAATTACTCTGGGTATCTGAGCGAAAAATTGGGATATGACTACACATATTTGTCCAACACTTTTTCTGAAGTGAAAGGAATCACCATACAGCATTATATCATTAGACATAAAATTGAAAGAGTAAAAGAGTTGCTTTTATATGACGAGCTCAATCTTACCCAAATAGCATATAAACTCCATTATAGCAGTTCCGCACATCTCTCCAATCAATTTAAAAAAGTCACGGGTCTTACGCCCTCCTATTATAAAAGTTTAAAGGCAAAAAGGACGCAAAACTTGGAAAACCTGTGA
- a CDS encoding cupin domain-containing protein, with amino-acid sequence MDKGEFEESKTFNLADMLEFNSNAIVVKNISVQESSIIQAFAFDFGKVLSHNESPFIRFIHIIEGKAEVVINGNSTFMGRGDSIIIPASTPCSFEANHKFKMLCVTIKNE; translated from the coding sequence ATGGACAAGGGTGAATTTGAGGAATCCAAGACATTTAACCTAGCGGATATGTTGGAATTCAATTCCAATGCCATTGTGGTAAAGAATATTAGTGTTCAGGAAAGCTCTATCATTCAAGCATTTGCATTTGATTTCGGCAAGGTTTTGTCCCATAATGAATCGCCCTTTATTCGATTCATCCATATCATTGAAGGAAAGGCCGAGGTTGTCATAAACGGGAATTCCACTTTTATGGGGAGAGGAGATTCCATAATCATCCCTGCATCCACACCATGCTCTTTTGAAGCAAATCACAAGTTCAAGATGCTATGTGTCACTATAAAAAATGAATGA
- a CDS encoding cold-shock protein — translation MQEGTVKFFNEAKGFGFIQPNDSNDDVFVHQSGLVDKIRENDKVKFTMERGQKGMNAVNVELLIN, via the coding sequence ATGCAAGAAGGAACAGTAAAATTTTTTAATGAAGCAAAGGGCTTTGGCTTTATTCAGCCCAACGACTCCAATGATGATGTGTTTGTGCACCAAAGTGGTCTCGTGGATAAAATCCGTGAAAACGATAAGGTGAAATTTACAATGGAAAGGGGTCAGAAGGGCATGAACGCCGTGAATGTAGAATTATTGATCAATTAG
- a CDS encoding acyl-CoA desaturase, which translates to MVVKTMVMLSVFFTPLIFINIGTITTPLLLFGFYIISGIGMAGIGMGIMHDAIHGSYSKNQKVNKYLGYTMNLIGGNAAVWKIQHNVLHHTYTNIEGADDDINAPFFLRFSPHAKKNGLHRFQYLYVWFFYGLSTVSWITTKDFIRLDRYRKMGFFDKKNGYRNALLKIIGWKLIYFSYALVIPLLVVPLAPWIIILAFLSMHFVTGLLISIVFQVAHIMPNTEFPLPNEDGVISSDWADHQLATTTNFSPKSRIFSWLIGGLNYQVEHHLLPNVCHVHYRKISGIVADTAKEYGIPYNTKRTFITAIIDHVGVLRKLGKAQPILTG; encoded by the coding sequence ATGGTTGTGAAGACCATGGTCATGCTCTCCGTTTTTTTTACCCCCTTAATTTTCATAAATATTGGAACAATCACCACTCCCTTATTGCTATTTGGTTTTTATATAATTAGCGGAATAGGAATGGCCGGAATAGGAATGGGCATTATGCACGACGCCATCCATGGATCTTACTCCAAAAATCAAAAAGTGAACAAATATCTTGGATACACCATGAACCTTATAGGTGGCAATGCCGCTGTTTGGAAAATCCAACACAATGTACTCCATCATACCTATACCAACATAGAAGGGGCAGACGATGACATTAACGCTCCTTTTTTCCTTAGGTTCTCCCCACATGCCAAAAAAAATGGCCTGCATAGATTCCAATACTTGTATGTATGGTTCTTTTATGGGCTATCTACTGTCTCTTGGATAACCACCAAAGATTTCATAAGACTTGATCGGTATCGGAAAATGGGATTTTTCGACAAAAAGAATGGTTACAGAAATGCGCTTCTGAAGATTATTGGATGGAAGTTGATATACTTTTCGTATGCCTTGGTCATACCCTTGTTGGTTGTACCTCTGGCCCCATGGATCATTATCCTGGCCTTTCTGAGCATGCACTTTGTTACGGGCCTGTTGATCAGTATCGTATTTCAGGTGGCCCACATTATGCCGAACACGGAATTCCCACTGCCCAATGAAGATGGGGTAATTTCAAGTGATTGGGCAGACCACCAACTGGCCACAACAACTAATTTTTCTCCCAAGAGCAGAATATTTTCATGGCTCATTGGTGGGTTGAACTATCAGGTGGAGCATCATCTATTGCCCAATGTCTGCCATGTACATTACAGAAAAATATCTGGCATCGTAGCGGATACTGCAAAGGAATATGGGATACCTTATAACACAAAAAGAACATTTATCACAGCTATCATAGACCATGTTGGGGTATTACGGAAGTTAGGCAAAGCACAACCTATTCTTACCGGATAG
- a CDS encoding 30S ribosomal protein S21 yields the protein MLIIKLVPGENIERALKRYRNKVRNTQQLKRIRENQEFTKKSEEKRENLKKAIHKNEYLKKNEE from the coding sequence ATGCTAATCATAAAGTTAGTTCCAGGCGAGAACATAGAAAGGGCCTTAAAAAGGTACAGGAACAAGGTGAGGAACACCCAACAGTTGAAACGTATCAGGGAGAACCAAGAGTTTACCAAAAAATCCGAGGAGAAGAGAGAGAATCTGAAAAAAGCGATTCATAAGAATGAATATTTGAAAAAGAATGAGGAGTGA
- a CDS encoding NYN domain-containing protein yields the protein MDKDLNLAVLIDGDNIPSKYVKEMLEEIAKYGNPSIKRIYGDWTKPSLTKWKDVLLKNAITPVQQYGYTTGKNSTDSAMIIDAMDILYSGKVNGFSLVSSDSDFTRLAIRLREAGMTVFGIGERKTPDPFIVSCDKFIYLEILNKTHVGESNAPEKNDKNKVDKITPKVVDLILSTIADVEDEEGWAFLGEVGTLLQKKQPNFDARNYGFRKLTPLVKSIGQIEIGSRKNPKGNGNLIYVRTMTQ from the coding sequence ATGGACAAAGATCTAAACCTGGCCGTCCTAATAGATGGCGACAATATCCCCTCCAAATATGTCAAGGAAATGTTGGAAGAGATTGCCAAATATGGAAATCCAAGTATTAAAAGGATTTATGGCGATTGGACAAAGCCAAGTTTGACAAAATGGAAGGATGTCCTACTAAAAAATGCCATTACCCCTGTACAACAATATGGGTATACCACGGGCAAGAATTCAACGGACAGTGCCATGATCATTGATGCAATGGATATACTGTATTCCGGAAAAGTAAATGGTTTTTCCCTGGTTTCCAGTGACAGTGATTTTACCAGATTGGCCATTCGGCTAAGAGAGGCCGGGATGACAGTCTTTGGTATTGGAGAACGAAAGACCCCAGATCCCTTTATCGTTTCTTGCGACAAGTTCATATACCTTGAAATACTAAATAAGACCCATGTAGGGGAGTCCAACGCCCCAGAAAAAAACGATAAAAACAAGGTCGATAAAATCACACCTAAGGTTGTTGACCTTATCCTTTCCACTATAGCAGATGTGGAGGATGAAGAAGGTTGGGCCTTCTTGGGCGAGGTGGGGACTTTGTTGCAAAAGAAACAGCCCAATTTTGATGCAAGAAACTACGGGTTTCGAAAACTTACACCTTTGGTAAAATCCATAGGTCAAATTGAAATAGGGTCCAGAAAAAATCCAAAGGGCAACGGGAACCTGATTTATGTAAGGACAATGACCCAATGA